The Neurospora crassa OR74A linkage group I, whole genome shotgun sequence genome segment GTTCCAGGTCGCCAATAAGGAGGTTCGCTTCCCACGTCAACTTGTCAATGCTGCGAACTGCAACACCCAACCACTCCAACCTCTCTGGCACGCCCAACCGCAATCTTGGAACAAACCTTGGTGCCCGGCCAAGGTAGGAACGAGGCGCAACCAGGCACGGCGAAAATCAAACAGCGGTCCGCACTCCCCTCTTCACATCTTCCACGTTACATCCCAACTTATTTGCCGGACAATAAGCTTCAGCACCATACCAGAGTATCTTGCCACACGATCTGCGACTTGACACCATGAACTTATCGACAAAGAACACCAGCTCGGGCAGcgctagaggtagagatCCAGGCACAAACGCGAtgccgttgttgtcgacGGCGCCAGGCGCTCCAGTGCCAGGGCCTCCACAGCCCGCCCCCCCATCCCCTGCTGCTGGCAATGAAACTGCGACTTTGTCGGTTGGTGGTACCCTCAATGGTCAGAGGTCGCTCAGGAGATTGCAATCGGCTCACAGCCTCGGCGCAAAGGCCTTGCCTCAGCCGTCCCTAATTTCCCAGCAGAGGTTACAGttacaacagcagcagcaacagcaccaggAACCGCAACACCAGGGGCAACCGCAATCCCAACCGCGTCGTCAACCGCATCAGCAgccccaacatcaacatcgccTACTCCCAGGCCTGCCTTCGCCTCATACTAGACATGCAAGTTTCAACTATCGATCGACACCACAAAGAGGTCGCGCCAACAGTGACGCCCCGCCTGTCCCGATTCCATTAGGCCAACAATACAGCACCATGGCAGCCGCAAATAGGCGCGCCATGCGCGGCACAAGCTCATCCACCGCCAGCACTATGTCCCTCGAGAAGTTGTTGCGCGAAGGCCCCCCGAACGGCGATGTTGATACGGCGCTCGAAAGCACACGACTCAAGATCCTCGATCAGGGCGTCAAATCCGATAGCGACGGCATGGTAAGAGACACATACTCGCCCTCATCAATGCGCTTTGGCTTGCGCGCGCAATCGCTAACAAGCAATCCCAAACAGTCTTCCCTTCGCATATACGTATGGCTGATCCTGCTTGACGCCCCAATCATCGAAACCGACACCTACCTTTCCCTCATTCATCGCGGCGCATCCCCTGCCTACTCGAAAATCCGCAATGATACTTTCCGTACACTTACGACCGATCCTCTCTTTCGGCGCCGCGTTAGCGAGGCCAGTCTAATTCGATTACTTAACGCCGTCGCCTGGAGGTTACACGATGCCCGCGGAGACCGAACCCGAGACCATAGCATTGTCAGTCTTTCGCGACGCTCGGCGCCATCAGAACCCGGAAGTCGTCCGGGAACTAGTGGTCACGACAGCATCACTGGGTCGCCGGCATCGAAAAGTCGAGCGCGTgccttgaccttgaccaCTGAAGGCTCCGAGGCCAGTGGTGTCGCCTCTGAACCgggtacctatgtacaagGAATGAACGTGCTGGCCGCGCCTTTCTTGTATGCTGCACGTAGCGAAGCCGAAGCCTTCGTCGCCTTCCACCAGCTTCTTACGCAAGAGTTACCCGGCTATATTCGCGGCGCCATGGACGGAGTGCACAAAGGGCTGGCGTTGGTTGACAAGGTGTTATCGATCGTGGATCCAAAACTCAGTCTCTACCTGATGTCCAAGAACCTTTCCGCCGAGATCTATGCATTCCCCTCCGTACTGACGTTGTGCGCATGCACGCCACCTCTGCCCGAGGTCCTACGCTTGTGGGACTTCCTCTTCGCATACGGTCCGCATCTCAACATTTTGTGCATCGTTGCGCAGCTGATCATGATACGCACAAAGATCATGGAATCGCCTAGGTATGACATCCTTCCAATAGATAACTCGTTTCTAAAGTGGGCTTTCAAATGCTGACATGCTGGTCCTTGCCCAGTCCTAACAAACTCCTCCGATCTTTCCCTGCCCTTCAGGCTGATTTGATCAAGCGGACCACTTTGACCGTGATACGAATGATACCCGACGATGTCTATGCTGAAATCGTGGTTCATGCCAAGTGATGGAACTTCCAGAAATTCATATGCATGCAGCATATTGGATAAAAGACATTCAGAGAGCGAAAATGGACGCGAAGCGTCGAGCGCCACCAAGCGTGGTAAACCTGCACTCGAACTTGACTCGCCCAAACAACGTGCAGTAATGCTCTTACAACTACGGTCTACCTGGCGAAGATCAGATGAAGCGGCCATGCCTCTCCGCTGTCTGGGTTTCGTCCCTTTTAATTTGCGGGTTGCTGAGTGCTGGCATAGGCAGTAAATGCCGCGCCGAGTAT includes the following:
- a CDS encoding mitotic check point protein: MNLSTKNTSSGSARGRDPGTNAMPLLSTAPGAPVPGPPQPAPPSPAAGNETATLSVGGTLNGQRSLRRLQSAHSLGAKALPQPSLISQQRLQLQQQQQQHQEPQHQGQPQSQPRRQPHQQPQHQHRLLPGLPSPHTRHASFNYRSTPQRGRANSDAPPVPIPLGQQYSTMAAANRRAMRGTSSSTASTMSLEKLLREGPPNGDVDTALESTRLKILDQGVKSDSDGMSSLRIYVWLILLDAPIIETDTYLSLIHRGASPAYSKIRNDTFRTLTTDPLFRRRVSEASLIRLLNAVAWRLHDARGDRTRDHSIVSLSRRSAPSEPGSRPGTSGHDSITGSPASKSRARALTLTTEGSEASGVASEPGTYVQGMNVLAAPFLYAARSEAEAFVAFHQLLTQELPGYIRGAMDGVHKGLALVDKVLSIVDPKLSLYLMSKNLSAEIYAFPSVLTLCACTPPLPEVLRLWDFLFAYGPHLNILCIVAQLIMIRTKIMESPSPNKLLRSFPALQADLIKRTTLTVIRMIPDDVYAEIVVHAK